The Biomphalaria glabrata chromosome 6, xgBioGlab47.1, whole genome shotgun sequence genomic interval ttaaaaatgtttatttttttgaatgAACCAGTGACAAGATGTTTGAAGATTTTATGATTAtaatataagtaataataataataatataagtattTTCTGATATAATAACGTCTGCCTATTGTCTGACTGTAGCACAGTCATGTTTCTCTTGGTACAGTTCATTAACGTATGTTTAAGGGGAAACCCTAGAATCCAATACTGACCACTATAGTCCACTGTCTGTGACTATGTTTCCGAGTCAATCAAAAGAGACAGTATCTGGGGCTGTGATTCGAGGTCCGCCTTGCGACGCAAACAAAAGATCTACTGACTTCTAACAAATCTAGACCATCGTCCATGCTGGCAATGTTTCGAGGTGGACAAAAAGTGGACTCCTGGTAgacacccaaaaaaaaagctatcatTTGTTTAAACTTGAGCGAAAACATTTATAGAAACTCGTCTCTTGTTCTTGGATGTATGATTAGATCAAGACTTTGATTGGACTTCTTGGTCCTTTACGTTACAACATGTATAGACCAATAAATACGTAACGAATCAGTGCACATCGTCTGCTGCTACGTCACGTACTATTTCAATAACTTCACTGATAGAGagttcttttgttttgtaaacgTTGTCAATTGGTGTGGTTCAGTGGTGGTACTTGTGCTTGGTTTCTCCTGGTAAAGATTTGGCTGGTAATCAATGTTTTGGGGTTAGTAACATAATGCAATGGGGAAATGAGTGAATCTAAATAGGTTAAGACGATTGGCTTGTGTACCGGTCACATGACTCACGCTTACCACAGAAACACGTAAACATGTCATGTGACCCGCTATGctctacatatatataatattgtgaTGTGAATTTATTTCTTGATAATTATTGTCAATATTACTcttctaaatataaatacaaattaaaacgacattgtttttatatattattatttcttgtgattttgtttgtatttttttttttttgcttttttgttttgttctataaaACCTATGTCTAAGAAATATATTGTATACAAAAtctaatcttgtttttttctcccttgCTTTTTGTCGAATATCAAtgtcaattacaatcttttgatataaagaacaaaattaaattttaaatccgATAGCTtggatacaaacacacacacaaacaagttTGCAATCTTCCTATTGAGTTCtccttactttaaaaaacaaaatctcatctCGCATGCacaaataaaacacacacacacacacacaagaattGACTAGTAAAAAAAACGTAAGTCGATTATTCTtgacgggaaaaaaaaaagcaacaaaatatTGTTAGCGCCATTtagttaaataaatagattgacaaaaatatataaattggcTAACGGTTGTTTTCAAGGGAATCAATTCAAAAGAATAAAACCTTTTAAAACTGTTATTTCCCCATACACAAAAGAtgattaacaaataaaaacaaacctaGAATGTGTAGacctcaagaaaaatttaaattcattttttttattataatttgaaaaattatagagGTCGAACCCGAGTTTTTCCGTGTGTGGCCAGCTGGTAACTCTGAAATATATACGTAAATCGTTAAAGCCATTTACAAGATACACACCTAGGTTCCAGATTTCAGGTTTTGCCgataaaaaattaacaagcTGATTAAAGGAattgaagatatatatattatttttaatgggGTTTTTTTACCagttgaaatttattttaacatctCTCAAATACTTTCATCTTCTGATTTGTTTCAACACAACATTGttgtaattttaaatataacattttttaattgatacatTACACATAGGTATAGTTTCTGAATTAACGATACAAAGGGAAACAatcaaaaatattgaaaaatgtttttataaaaataaggaaacttatctaagagaaagaaccacaaaatcactgccatatctCTCGAAACTGCAAGGTTAAACTAGCTTTTTCAATATAaaccaaaaataattaattactactaattgatagactaattttattattttttattgattagtgTAGTCatggactatgaataattgtgtataatttcaacttgatccgagaatggaaaatggGAGAACACAAGTTACACTATACCTATATTTGTTTgtagcagacagagtgagttgatataagctttgcacaAAGATAGACCTACTAGACTAGGAGACAAAAAATGCAGCATGAGtttttgtgcgaaatttcagctctTGTTAGgataatgaaaaactgtcaagTGATTTCAAtaatttcgctttttttttagacaaagaCGAAAGTGTGTGTCAATAGTaacattgaagaaaaaaattgttatcaCATAATCTGGGTAAAGAGATGTATTGAATACCAAGACAATATCAGCTGTAACAGaagtcttttattttattttatttgttcgaATCATGATTtaattaaagctttttttttcgttttgcaTTACATTTGACCTCTGGAAGCATGAGACACTGATTCCTCCTCCTCCTCACTGGTTGACAGCCACGGCCTGCATGCTGGATCGCCGCACTCTTCCTCGTGAAGTCTCATCAGTTCCTCGCCGACTGACTGCAGCCTGTCTCGCTGAGCTTCCAACTCCTCCATAACAGCATCTCTGTTGGCTTCCAGCCATAGGACAGTCTAGGGGAACAACAAAGCAGGGCATTGACATCAACTAGTCTTTGAAAAGTAACTCAAGGAACGCATTCGATTGGGCGCATATCTGCGGGTCTAACGCGTCCAAGGATATACTGAGATATGGCtccattaaaataaaacttcataGGTTATGGTTATTTTAGTATACGGTATGGTTATTTTAGTATATGGTATGGTTATTTTAGTATACGGTATGGTTATTTTACTATACGGTAAGGTTATTTTAGTAAAAAATGCAATTCTTGTCAAtactgaggaaaaaaaaatatataaccactagcagtacacaccggATACACCTGTTGATTTGTTCACAGCCTTTATATTAATATGGCCgaaacatccccccccccccaccagttttttttattctaacaaACGGGCCACATTTGAACGATCAActtaacatacttttttttagcccgtgaatgaGTGTCAACTGTTGCAATGAAAtttctatttccttttctgtctgtctctttctctctctttcgctctctgcaacccccatttttgtttttacctgcgcatcgtaatttctccgacatgacttttgacttgatttggaaagacccaCTCCATCGCCCCCGATACATATACGCTCTCATATATTTAGCTCGTTAATTTAGTAGCACTTTTACAtatccccctccctccccccccccccggaccaaaaaacaaaagttagtcCTCCGTACACTCTATGACTTTCCGTCGGCTTCTCAACTCAATCTAAATTATAGTTCGACCcacccacctttttttttttggttagttttactttttttttttttttttgaaaccttTAATTATAAACATGCAATACACTGTATTAGACACCGCAATTATTTATTCATACCATCAGCTTCAGGtctagaggggaaaaaaagcttTTTACGAAGGCCCCAATTGAATGGCACATTTCCGATTccctttctacatttattttggtattttgttatctaaaaaaaaaacaattatcaatttggttttattaattgtaaccGTTTATCTCAACCCTTTTGATTGTAGCGAAatgacactagatctagatttatctttttaatcctattaggatttagttgttctttttttttacagtgttacaaagtaccatTACTAACTCGCTCTCTCTTTGAGATATGATTAAAATGCTTTATATCTGGACTGTGGTCTTTTGAGGAAATACCGACAATGAAATTCAAAAGTTTGCTAGAAAGCTTGAGTTTTTTCTCTCGAATTGCAGACTTTTGACAGGTAGCGAATATGTTAAATTCGCTTCATAGTGAACgtctaggaggtaaaaagaaCCGTGTATGAAATTTCATGCGGATACgtgcgacagtttaagagatctcttgGTCAATGAGTCAGTCAGCGAGTGAGTCAATGAGTGAGTCAGTGTcatgttataaatattttataattatgtaaacaagaaaaatatgaacaaaatactttttttttaaattgtctaagGGAAAGAATTGCAAAATCACGGTCATATCCTGCAGTGTTTaactccctttttctatataaaacaaatttaattaaataccattaattgactaactgttgtttttttttttgtttaaatattgattcgtgtattgtcatcgactatgaataatcgcgaaaaatttcaacttgatcgagaacggcaagtgggagaaaaatgtgtacaagattaataccagacagacagacagacagagacgaATATTACCAGTGGCATTCGGGCCGGCTTTAACCGATTTGTAAAAAGTTTCGCTCTTTAATATAGATAAATTTaggtattttgttttatttttaccccCTCCCCGACGGTTTTGGGCAGTGGAAGGCATtgaacatacactacggtctcctcCATAAtataaggaacatttatgccaagttttatcaagattggtcaaatggttttgatttctatgcgggacatgcatacatacatatatacatacgccttacattctgctttatatattagatatttaGCAATACTTGGGCTTGTCTTACGAACCGAGAtgtcttgagttcgaatcccgatgaAAAATGAGATTTCATAAGAGTCCACCCGACTCTGATGGCTGCCTGTCTTACTTGGgcgaagtaaaggcggttaattgtgctggccacatgacatctttGTTAACCGTcgaccatagaaacaaatgagcgGACTGTCCCAATAGATAGCAAGATCTTAAAGGAGTACCTTTACTTTCTTAGTACTATTGATCATTAAAGCTCATGTCaattaaagtttgtttgttgtttttgcgACATTTATAACTATAACATTGACACTTCTAATCCTcccatttttgtgtttttgttgctgtcgcaaaaatatttcttcatcgagattcgagcTCATGACCTTCGCCAAGAAAGTTAAGATATATGCAAGTGTAAATTCTACCTCATTGCAGACTTTATCGACGAGCAATCTGTTCTCTAGGCTTAGCAGGATCCCCGCCGACTGCATTGCGCGCTGAGTTTTGTAGACCAATGATTCTAATTCGTTTCGTGACGACGCCAGCGCCCTCATCGTTTCATCGTCCAACCTGTGTCGTTTGGACTCAGCGATCAACTTTTTGACAGCAGATCTACACAAGCGATCTGAAAATCGTTATGTAAACTATGTAAATTATGATAAACTTGTTTCATTCTTAGCTTTACTCTAAATATATTACATATAGTTCCCAGTATGCAATTGGAAATTCAAGATGGCAATTTGcgtaaaaaacaataataaaaaaaagctcaacTTTTATTTGCTGTGATGGATATGTTGCTGGATTTCCCTGAAACTTTGTCTTCAGCGCCCACTTTCAGGATGCCGTTGTCGTCCAGCTCTAATGTGACTGTTATTTTTGGCACCCCGCGTGGCGCAGGAGGGATGTCTCGAAGCTCAAACACTCCAAGAAGTTCGTTGTCTGTGGCCATGGACCTCTCACCTTCAAAGATCTACCATTTGAAAAGACAAGGTCAGTTGAATGCTAGTACCAATGTGATAAATATAAGAAGAATACAATGGAAATGGTCACGGTGGAATGTTTCAACTCTTTCACAAAATACCCATTACATCGATAATGAACACAGCAGGGTTTTATAATAAGAGATTTATTAGTAGACACAGGAAAATTGTGGGTACTTAGTGGACACAGGAAAATAGTGGGCATTTAGTGGATACAGGAAAATGGAGGGTACTTAGTGGACACAGGAAAATAGTGGGCATTTTTTTAGTGGATATAGGAAAATAGTGGGCATTTAGTAGAAACGGAAGAATATCTATCCACATGTTATGATATATATCCATCAAAGATGCCTTCGCTCAAGAATGGGCATATCCTGGCAAGACTACTttacaaataactatgttctgctgAAGGCCTGCTTGGACAGCATAGAGGCACTAATAACCATTAgacagctgcgctgggtcggacacttaGCCTGCATGAGAGCGggtagcagatggcctctgaaagagacagacagCTGTCACAACTGCTGAGGGACACAcatgagacccaaagaaaaactATTATTGAAAACAGGCGCAGAAGACAAAAAAACTTAACCCGCAGgcagacaacagctttgtctgtaCGACATacagaaaaatatgcaggttgcaaaTGGGTTttcgtagtcatgtgaaacactgcattcatATTTAATCTCCGGAatagaagaaaattaaattattattattattgacaaTAGTATATTTACATGTGTGGTCTTTAGTATATTCCCCTGTATGGTCAGCAGTATATTTACCTGTACGTCAGCCTAATATTTACCTGTATGGTTCAGTGGTATATTAAAACTGTATGGTCAGCAGTATATTTACCTGTATGGTTCAGCGGTATATTAAAACTGTATGGTCATCAAGATATTTAGCAGTATGTCAGCAGTATATTCACGTCTATAGTCAACAGTATTTTACCTGTTTGTTCAACGGTATATATTACTGTATGGCCAGCAGTATATATACCTCTATAGCCATTTGTATATTCAACTGTATGGTCAGCAGTATATATACCTCTATAGCCATTTGTATATTCAACTGTATGGCCAGCAGTATATATACCTTTATAGCCATTTGTATATTCAACTGTATGGTCAGCAGTATATATACCTTTATAGCCATTTGTATATTCAACTGTATGGTCAGCAGTATATATACCTTTATAGCCATTTGTATATTCAACTGTATGGTCAGCAGTATATATACCTTTATAGCCATTTGTATATTCAACTGTATGGCCAGCAGTATATATACCTTTATAGCCATTTGTATATTCAACTGTATGGTCAGCAGTATATTCACCTATACTCATAGTATGTTTACCCGTAATGTCCTCTTAGTTATAATAGGCTAGATATTCACCTGTACGGTCACTGCTGTCTGGTAGTCATAGTGGGTTGTAAACACGCTTGATGTAGTATAGGGCAGGGGTGTCCCACGTTTGACAAGCACTGTCATAGCGCCATCCGCTGTTTCGATCCCAAGAGACAATGGAGACAAGTCAACGAGATGAATGTCCTATAAACAGCATTCAATATTTCAAACGTTTCATGCCATGTCAATGTAGTAGCTAGGTTTTCTTATCTCTGGACATCTTTACACACCGGAGAGGAATTTTATGGATTGATTAAAGCGGGTGACGTAAGAAtggtaggcctatttattaCTGCAGGGAAGAAGAGCAAATGTAATTGTGTACTCTCTTCTCCAATGTCTTTTTGTTTAGCATCACATTTGTATTACTTTCTCTTCACGTGCCTTTGGGAAAATCCTAAAACTAAAAGGGAGGTGGGAATGGGGAAGGTTTAGATTACATGTCATTTATGTGAAAGGTGTAAGCAGGTGAGAGTGTCGGCAGTTGAAGGGGAGATTTTGTTGGAAACTGGAGACCATCAACTAGTGCTGCATGAATAGAGCATGTCATGGCCCAAAGAGCGACTATCTACCATAAAGCGTAACTAATAATGATAAATGCAACggtttactttttgtttctatttagagTCAGTTATTTACTTTTTTCCCACGGtttgtaacaaaaaagaaataaaacaaaattagtgaAAGAGCAACCAAGAGACACCTTTCTTAAAAAAGGATGTCTCACACTATcagaaaaaacatatttttataaaatagctTCCAAAAGCCATACTTCgtatataaaaaatgtaatcataATTCAATTTAGagataaatacattttgaacTAATGACTGTAATAGAATTGTTGGTAACTCAAAAACTAttaactaaacaaaatattgactATACAATTTACTTAAAAGACTGGATAGAACGTCCGATCaattacaaaagaaatatatgcctacacaattttttttaagttatcaaACTATTAACTACCTTAATACACTTGCTGGTAACTCCTGAGATGACAGCGGCCTGCACAGCAGCACCAACAGCCACAGCCTCGTCTGGGTTGATGGACTTATTCAGCTCCTTCCCGTCGAAAAATTGCGTGAGCATCGCTTGCACTTTGGGAATCCTCGTGGAGCCTCCCACGAGAAGGATCTCGTGAATTTCTTCTTTGGTCAGGAAAGCGTCTTGAAGAACGACCTTGACTGGGTCCATGATGGCCTTGAACTGTTCTTTACAGATCTCTTCGAACCTTGACCTTGTAATTCTGCTGGTGAAGTCTATTCCTTGGAAGAGGGAGTCCACCTCTAGCCTCGCTTCTGCACTCACAGACAGACATTTCTTAACGCGTTCACACTCCGCCTTCAGACGTTGCAGCGCCCTCTGATTTCGGCCAATGTCCACTCCAGACTTGCGATGGAACTCTTTCACGAAGTGACTCAGAAGACAAAGGTTGAAATCTTCCCCGCCGAGATGGGTGTCTCCAGCGGAGGCCTTGACCTCGAAAGAGGAACCTTTGTTGA includes:
- the LOC106052652 gene encoding heat shock 70 kDa protein-like codes for the protein MLSSSRSPAIGIDLGTTCSSVAVFLNDKVQIIANEQGCRSTPSSVAFTDTEVLVGEAAKSQESRNPANTISDSKRIIGRNFDNRLLQNDLKTWPFSVLEKKGKPMILVNYLNQSKLFAPEEISSMILGKMKQVAEAYLGMPVNDAVVTVPAYFNDSQRQATIDAGSIAGLNILRIINEPTAAALAYGLDKAPEGEKNILIFDLGGGTFDVSILTINKGSSFEVKASAGDTHLGGEDFNLCLLSHFVKEFHRKSGVDIGRNQRALQRLKAECERVKKCLSVSAEARLEVDSLFQGIDFTSRITRSRFEEICKEQFKAIMDPVKVVLQDAFLTKEEIHEILLVGGSTRIPKVQAMLTQFFDGKELNKSINPDEAVAVGAAVQAAVISGVTSKCIKDIHLVDLSPLSLGIETADGAMTVLVKRGTPLPYTTSSVFTTHYDYQTAVTVQIFEGERSMATDNELLGVFELRDIPPAPRGVPKITVTLELDDNGILKVGAEDKVSGKSSNISITANKNRLCRSAVKKLIAESKRHRLDDETMRALASSRNELESLVYKTQRAMQSAGILLSLENRLLVDKVCNETVLWLEANRDAVMEELEAQRDRLQSVGEELMRLHEEECGDPACRPWLSTSEEEEESVSHASRGQM